One genomic segment of Novisyntrophococcus fermenticellae includes these proteins:
- a CDS encoding helix-turn-helix domain-containing protein, with translation MAKKRVTTMAADDARQYMLRENFEIYEKSGVPSGAMEMHFHNFYEIMHITQGEYAILLNNITYRLKPGDFILINRNQFHHYQYVEKQHDNCRRLLMWISKSYLEQLAGPDVDLAYCFTQNKTPAWHFPAHHREHLNKYLTKLLYLESDDKTSGGELRLLENAYLTLFFVSLNQLCRHPEFSFATENTSNNPMIRTLTDYINGHIEQPITLDMLAEQAHLSKYHFVRIFKELTGMTVHDFINHKRIIKACELIWEGEPLGSLYQRCGFSDYSSFFRNFKAIYGISPREFKAFYEKDTDLP, from the coding sequence ATGGCTAAAAAGCGAGTTACAACTATGGCGGCAGATGATGCGCGCCAATATATGTTAAGAGAAAACTTTGAAATATATGAAAAGTCAGGTGTCCCCAGCGGTGCCATGGAAATGCACTTTCATAATTTCTATGAAATCATGCATATTACCCAGGGGGAATATGCGATACTGCTGAACAATATCACCTACCGTCTGAAGCCCGGTGATTTTATTCTGATTAACAGAAACCAGTTCCACCATTACCAATACGTGGAAAAGCAGCATGACAACTGCCGCAGGCTTCTGATGTGGATATCAAAAAGTTACCTGGAGCAGCTTGCAGGCCCGGATGTGGATCTTGCTTACTGCTTTACCCAGAATAAAACCCCAGCCTGGCATTTTCCTGCGCATCACCGGGAGCATCTGAATAAATACCTTACGAAGCTTCTCTATCTGGAGAGCGATGATAAAACCTCCGGCGGGGAACTGCGTCTGTTGGAAAATGCTTATCTCACCCTGTTTTTTGTCTCTTTAAACCAACTGTGCCGCCATCCGGAATTTTCATTTGCCACAGAAAACACCTCCAACAATCCTATGATCCGGACGCTGACAGATTATATCAACGGGCACATTGAACAGCCTATAACGCTGGACATGCTGGCGGAACAGGCGCACTTAAGCAAATACCATTTTGTCCGTATCTTCAAGGAACTGACAGGGATGACCGTACATGACTTCATCAATCATAAGAGAATCATAAAGGCCTGTGAGTTAATCTGGGAGGGCGAACCCCTGGGCAGCCTGTATCAGCGCTGCGGATTCTCCGATTATTCCTCCTTCTTCCGGAATTTCAAGGCCATCTATGGTATTTCTCCCCGGGAGTTTAAAGCCTTTTATGAAAAGGATACGGACCTGCCATAA
- a CDS encoding type 2 periplasmic-binding domain-containing protein, whose translation MKRKIAALTLSLVMAGSLAACGGSDSKSGSEPALSSSEAEKDLDYEYGEDTTFHSEEPVTYSMMFSDHENYPLKKDWRLWSYIKEKANVDFDLTTVARTDYNDKVTAAVNSGSAPYIIPKIYDSKAFEDSGQVVAVSDWVQYMPNFQKQVKEWGMEDELKQTYASDGKYYRLPGMWEDVAGGYSFIIRKDVFEAAGVDLNKEATWTWEDFYDALKKVQDYTGRENVWSDQYQFGCAMNIAANVYGVKAGNSTDGGDWGLQDGMKFDFDKDEFYFADTTEDYKDFLSYFNKLYSEGIIDPETFTQDSQQAQAKFFRGDSYVLSANYQLLSDIISGNKMQVENADLYFLTTPSGPKGNLKVSSAVGRLENGIMISKSALEDLGEKDFIKMLRFIDWLWYSDEGHELSQWGVEGETYTKDADGNITLNSDIYYNGFNPGAAKQLNVDYGFGGGVFAYGGKKQIQLSKFTEGEKEWNERINANKENQKLQPPVLSDEEQKEELNLIKVPLMDYVNISALEFITGKKSLDTDWDAYVKECESKGSTKYAEKVNEIYKDTKDLLK comes from the coding sequence ATGAAGAGAAAAATTGCAGCACTTACGCTTTCCCTGGTTATGGCAGGCTCCCTTGCCGCATGTGGAGGTTCTGATTCAAAATCCGGAAGTGAGCCGGCTTTGTCTTCTTCAGAGGCAGAGAAGGACCTGGATTATGAATATGGAGAAGATACCACCTTCCATTCTGAGGAACCGGTAACCTATTCCATGATGTTTTCCGATCATGAAAATTATCCTTTAAAAAAGGATTGGAGACTTTGGAGCTATATTAAGGAAAAGGCCAATGTCGATTTCGATCTGACTACAGTAGCCAGAACTGACTACAATGATAAGGTAACAGCAGCCGTAAACAGCGGAAGTGCACCCTATATCATACCGAAAATCTATGATTCAAAAGCCTTCGAAGACAGCGGACAGGTTGTGGCAGTCAGTGACTGGGTACAGTATATGCCAAACTTCCAGAAACAGGTAAAAGAGTGGGGCATGGAGGATGAACTAAAACAGACTTATGCTTCGGATGGTAAGTATTACCGTCTTCCGGGTATGTGGGAGGATGTGGCAGGCGGCTACTCCTTTATTATCCGCAAGGATGTATTTGAAGCAGCAGGTGTTGATTTAAATAAAGAAGCCACCTGGACCTGGGAGGATTTCTATGACGCCTTGAAAAAGGTTCAGGATTACACGGGCAGGGAAAATGTGTGGTCTGATCAGTATCAGTTCGGCTGTGCGATGAATATTGCAGCCAATGTTTATGGCGTAAAGGCCGGTAATTCCACCGACGGCGGTGACTGGGGACTGCAGGATGGAATGAAGTTTGATTTTGATAAGGACGAATTCTACTTTGCAGACACAACAGAGGACTACAAAGACTTCCTTTCTTACTTTAACAAATTATACAGCGAAGGAATTATAGATCCCGAGACGTTTACACAGGACAGCCAGCAGGCTCAGGCAAAATTTTTCCGCGGGGATTCCTATGTGCTCTCCGCAAACTATCAGCTGCTGTCTGATATCATTTCCGGTAATAAGATGCAGGTAGAGAATGCAGACCTGTACTTCCTGACAACTCCTTCAGGACCGAAGGGAAATCTGAAGGTTTCGAGTGCAGTAGGACGTCTTGAGAATGGGATTATGATCAGCAAGAGTGCTCTTGAAGACCTGGGAGAGAAGGACTTCATTAAAATGCTTCGCTTTATTGACTGGCTCTGGTATTCGGATGAAGGTCATGAACTGTCTCAGTGGGGTGTCGAGGGTGAGACCTATACAAAAGATGCAGACGGGAATATTACCCTGAACTCTGACATCTATTACAATGGATTTAATCCAGGCGCTGCTAAACAGTTGAACGTGGACTATGGCTTTGGCGGCGGGGTCTTTGCCTACGGCGGCAAAAAGCAGATACAGCTTTCCAAATTTACCGAGGGTGAAAAGGAGTGGAATGAAAGAATCAATGCCAATAAAGAGAATCAGAAGCTTCAGCCTCCGGTGCTTTCCGATGAAGAGCAGAAAGAGGAACTGAATCTGATCAAGGTACCGCTTATGGACTATGTAAATATATCAGCGCTGGAATTTATAACCGGAAAGAAAAGCCTTGATACAGACTGGGATGCCTATGTAAAAGAGTGCGAATCCAAAGGAAGCACTAAATATGCAGAGAAAGTAAATGAGATATATAAAGACACAAAGGATCTTCTTAAGTAA
- a CDS encoding glycoside hydrolase family 2 TIM barrel-domain containing protein: MQLFNDGWEFSKQPLHTDLEVINQRREAFLPVGLPHDWLIYDTEHFYEDGTGWYRKTFYWKPEENQRVFLRFDGIYMDSTVYVNDRKAGEWKYGYSAFEIEMTSCLKEGENEIKVSVDYQNPNSRWYPGAGIYRDVWIKTVHQCHLVSDGIYFHAQEIGQNRWKVSIETEVEGTDCQLIYEIAQADTDEWRILSGKETAERVCLQENDSVRFLFETIIDHPKVWDVGHPDCYRLKVSLEYHNRILQTEELTIGFRTIHFSPEQGFLLNGRKLKLNGVCEHHDLGCLGAAYHPQAMRRKFRILRDMGVNAVRLSHNMPSRDVMELADEMGILIVSEAFDMWESSKNTYDYARFFTRWYAKDVASWIRRDRNHPSLIMWSIGNEIYDTHVSERGCAWTRILTDEVKKYDSRGNGAVTIGSNYMPWENARKCADIVKLAGYNYGDKYYELHHQEHPDWIIYGSETGSTVQSRGIYHFPYQQSVLADVDEQCSALGNSTTSWGARSTEACIIAERDHPFSCGQFVWTGFDYIGEPTPYHTRNSYFGQADTAGFPKDSYYIFQAEWTDYRKNPMVHIFPYWDFNEEQLIDIRVCSNAPVVELFLNGKSQGSCFIDHKRGEQLVGHWQLPYAKGEIKAIACDEDGTVVAREVRHSFGEAARICLDTDISHLKADGQELLFLEISMRDKEGYQVENANNRIHIRVEGAGSLVGMDNGDSTESDGYKSYSRKLFSGKLLAVCKADTVPGELKITVESPGLPSAYLHVPVIAGKATKGSSPLAYLAGPDIGEENQEIPVRNIRLLSSNGIHLYEGNKSTEVTAAICPENATDRELVWGVVDDAGIPSKIASVEAHGGNAKVTAKSDGQFRLRCMSRCGTDKIRIISQLEFVITGLGKAFHNPYEFVTGGLYDYSKGEIGNGNDHGVATARDGESQVGFHDIDFGSYGSDEIILPIFALTDEPYKIKIYEGMPGEPEASLIGDCMYQKPSVWNVYQEETYHLKKRLSGVTSLCFVVEKKIHLKGFRFMKITRAWQKLPASECDHIYGDSYFREKDRIKKIGNNVTIEFEQMDFGREGTGSITICGSTLLEVNTIIVRFVSEGAEERQMLQFRHGHTEQTFPLKRVYGVKTVSFVFLPGSSFDFSWLKFQK; this comes from the coding sequence ATGCAGCTATTTAATGACGGCTGGGAATTCAGTAAACAGCCACTTCACACAGATCTGGAAGTAATTAATCAAAGAAGGGAGGCATTTCTCCCTGTAGGGCTACCACATGACTGGCTGATTTATGACACGGAGCATTTTTATGAAGATGGGACAGGCTGGTACCGAAAGACTTTTTACTGGAAGCCAGAGGAAAATCAGCGGGTATTTCTGAGGTTTGACGGAATCTACATGGATAGTACCGTCTATGTGAATGACAGAAAGGCCGGTGAGTGGAAGTATGGTTATTCAGCATTTGAAATCGAAATGACATCCTGTCTGAAAGAAGGAGAGAATGAAATTAAAGTTTCAGTGGACTATCAGAATCCCAACAGCCGTTGGTATCCGGGGGCCGGTATCTACAGGGACGTATGGATTAAAACAGTGCATCAGTGTCATCTTGTGTCTGATGGAATATACTTCCATGCACAAGAAATTGGGCAAAACAGATGGAAAGTATCGATAGAGACAGAAGTGGAGGGAACCGATTGCCAGCTTATTTATGAAATTGCCCAAGCGGACACTGATGAGTGGAGGATACTCTCGGGAAAGGAGACGGCGGAAAGGGTATGTCTGCAGGAAAATGATTCTGTAAGGTTTTTGTTCGAAACCATAATCGACCATCCAAAGGTCTGGGATGTCGGGCATCCGGATTGCTACAGGCTTAAGGTGAGTTTAGAGTATCATAATCGCATCCTTCAGACAGAGGAACTGACGATAGGGTTCAGGACCATCCATTTTTCACCGGAACAGGGATTTTTACTGAACGGAAGAAAGTTAAAACTGAATGGTGTATGCGAGCATCATGATTTGGGCTGTCTGGGTGCTGCCTATCATCCCCAGGCTATGAGAAGAAAATTCCGAATACTCCGTGACATGGGGGTCAATGCGGTACGTTTATCCCATAACATGCCTTCCCGGGATGTCATGGAGCTGGCAGATGAGATGGGAATTCTGATTGTATCGGAGGCTTTTGATATGTGGGAGTCTTCCAAAAACACCTATGATTATGCTCGCTTTTTCACCAGGTGGTATGCAAAAGATGTGGCAAGCTGGATACGCAGGGACCGGAATCATCCCAGTTTGATTATGTGGAGTATCGGGAATGAAATCTATGATACACATGTAAGCGAAAGGGGCTGTGCGTGGACCAGGATATTAACAGATGAGGTAAAAAAGTATGATTCCCGGGGAAATGGAGCAGTTACCATAGGGTCGAACTACATGCCCTGGGAGAATGCCCGGAAGTGCGCGGACATAGTAAAGCTTGCAGGATATAATTATGGAGATAAGTACTATGAGCTTCATCATCAGGAGCATCCGGACTGGATTATATATGGGAGCGAGACAGGCTCCACGGTTCAAAGCAGGGGTATCTATCATTTTCCTTATCAGCAGTCCGTATTGGCGGATGTGGATGAGCAGTGCTCTGCGCTTGGAAATTCCACTACAAGCTGGGGAGCAAGGTCGACAGAGGCCTGCATTATAGCGGAACGCGATCATCCGTTTTCCTGCGGTCAGTTCGTGTGGACCGGATTTGACTATATTGGAGAACCAACTCCATATCATACCAGAAATTCTTACTTTGGACAGGCAGACACGGCAGGCTTTCCGAAAGATTCTTATTACATTTTCCAGGCGGAATGGACGGATTACAGGAAGAATCCCATGGTTCATATCTTTCCGTACTGGGATTTCAATGAAGAACAGCTTATTGATATCAGAGTATGTTCCAATGCCCCAGTGGTGGAGTTGTTTCTTAATGGAAAAAGCCAGGGTTCCTGTTTCATCGACCATAAAAGGGGAGAGCAGCTGGTGGGGCACTGGCAGCTGCCTTACGCAAAAGGGGAAATCAAAGCGATTGCCTGTGATGAGGATGGCACGGTGGTGGCCCGGGAGGTACGTCACTCCTTTGGCGAGGCGGCGCGTATCTGCCTGGATACAGACATAAGTCACCTGAAAGCCGATGGTCAAGAGCTGCTGTTTCTGGAGATTTCCATGAGAGATAAAGAGGGATACCAGGTGGAGAATGCAAATAACCGGATTCATATCCGGGTGGAAGGAGCTGGAAGCCTGGTGGGCATGGATAATGGTGACAGTACCGAATCAGACGGGTATAAATCTTACAGCAGAAAGCTCTTTAGCGGAAAGCTTCTGGCAGTATGTAAAGCAGATACTGTCCCGGGTGAGTTGAAAATTACCGTGGAATCTCCTGGATTACCCAGTGCTTATCTGCATGTACCGGTCATAGCAGGCAAAGCTACGAAAGGGAGCAGTCCGCTGGCATACCTGGCAGGCCCTGATATCGGGGAAGAGAATCAGGAAATTCCTGTGAGAAATATACGCCTTTTAAGCAGTAACGGGATACATCTTTATGAAGGTAATAAATCTACGGAAGTAACTGCGGCCATCTGCCCTGAAAATGCCACGGACAGGGAACTGGTCTGGGGTGTAGTGGACGATGCCGGAATTCCATCCAAAATTGCTTCTGTGGAAGCGCATGGAGGGAATGCAAAAGTGACCGCAAAAAGTGACGGACAGTTTCGCCTGCGCTGCATGTCACGTTGTGGCACAGACAAAATCCGGATCATTTCACAGTTGGAGTTTGTCATCACAGGCCTGGGAAAAGCCTTTCATAATCCTTATGAGTTTGTAACGGGGGGACTTTATGATTATAGTAAAGGGGAAATCGGAAATGGTAATGACCATGGTGTCGCCACAGCCAGAGATGGTGAAAGCCAGGTGGGTTTTCATGATATTGATTTCGGTTCCTATGGGTCGGACGAAATTATCCTGCCGATTTTCGCACTCACGGACGAACCATACAAAATAAAGATTTATGAAGGGATGCCGGGAGAACCGGAAGCTTCTTTGATAGGTGATTGTATGTATCAGAAGCCTTCTGTCTGGAATGTATATCAGGAAGAAACATACCATCTGAAAAAACGTCTGAGTGGTGTTACCAGCCTGTGCTTTGTTGTTGAAAAGAAGATTCACCTGAAAGGATTCCGGTTCATGAAAATCACCCGCGCATGGCAGAAGCTGCCCGCTTCCGAATGCGATCATATTTACGGGGACAGCTATTTCCGGGAAAAAGACAGGATAAAAAAGATTGGGAACAATGTTACCATAGAATTTGAACAGATGGACTTTGGCAGGGAAGGTACAGGCAGTATCACTATATGTGGCAGTACCCTTCTGGAAGTGAATACAATTATTGTAAGATTTGTATCAGAGGGTGCAGAGGAACGGCAGATGCTGCAATTCAGGCATGGTCATACAGAACAGACCTTTCCGCTAAAACGGGTATATGGGGTAAAGACGGTAAGCTTTGTATTCCTGCCAGGCAGTAGCTTTGACTTTTCCTGGTTAAAATTTCAAAAATAG
- a CDS encoding alpha-glucuronidase, which translates to MSYENAWLSYHKRKGVETGGGVMGLFSNTHGSVAETAVAELTLAFEEILEMQIEKINQPENAGICLISDETKGLGEEGYELEEHEGKISITSGGEKGLLYGCFAFIREMQCGKSLRGRKLRKVPVAPLRMLNHWDNMDGSIERGYAGESFFFREQKVLVNNRTRAYARLAASVGINAVVINNVNVKGNATKLIDCQYEKEIRQMTELFSTYGIKLYLSLNFAAPIELGNLESADPCDGAVKQWWKEKMAVLYSRIPQLGGFLVKADSEGRPGPFTYGRSHADGANMLAEAVKPYGGRIIWRCFVYNCQQDWRDKKTDRARSGYDNFMPLDGQFRENVMLQIKNGPMDFQVREPVSPLFGGLEHTNQMLEVQIAQEYTGQQRHVCYLIPMFREILNFHTHCVPEADTVRDIITGRTFGQKNCGIAAVANTGDDDNWTGHDLAAANLYGFGRLSFEMDLTAEEIAEEWIGCTFGNAPEIHQKILSILMMSWPAYEKYTAPLGIGWMVNPNHHYGPNVDGYEYDRWGTYHRADHKGIGVERGSGGTGYARQYREPNASVYDNIESCPEELLLFFHYVPYDYVLKSGKTLIQHIYDTHFEGVQDVDKIAEMWDGLEGRIPQKVFERVKSRLEHQKNHSKEWRDQINTYFYRKSMIPDEKKRRIY; encoded by the coding sequence ATGAGTTACGAAAATGCATGGTTGTCCTACCATAAGAGAAAAGGTGTGGAGACCGGAGGCGGTGTTATGGGTCTGTTCTCAAATACCCATGGCAGTGTTGCTGAAACAGCAGTGGCAGAGCTGACGCTGGCATTTGAAGAAATACTGGAAATGCAGATAGAGAAAATCAATCAGCCGGAGAATGCAGGGATTTGTCTGATTTCAGATGAAACCAAAGGATTGGGTGAAGAAGGGTATGAGCTGGAGGAGCACGAAGGCAAGATATCCATAACCTCAGGCGGTGAGAAAGGCCTTTTATATGGATGCTTTGCTTTTATACGTGAGATGCAGTGCGGTAAAAGCCTCAGGGGAAGAAAACTTCGGAAGGTACCTGTTGCACCACTTAGAATGCTGAATCACTGGGATAATATGGATGGCTCTATCGAACGCGGATATGCGGGTGAGTCCTTCTTCTTCCGGGAGCAGAAGGTTCTTGTGAATAACAGGACAAGAGCGTATGCCAGACTGGCAGCCTCGGTAGGAATTAATGCTGTTGTAATTAATAATGTCAATGTTAAGGGCAATGCCACGAAGCTCATCGATTGCCAATATGAAAAAGAAATCCGTCAGATGACAGAACTTTTTTCCACATATGGAATAAAGCTTTATCTGAGCCTGAACTTTGCGGCTCCTATAGAGTTGGGAAATCTGGAAAGTGCAGACCCCTGCGACGGGGCAGTGAAGCAGTGGTGGAAAGAGAAGATGGCAGTACTTTATAGCCGGATCCCCCAATTGGGAGGATTTTTGGTAAAAGCTGATTCAGAAGGGCGGCCAGGTCCCTTTACCTATGGAAGAAGCCATGCTGACGGTGCAAATATGCTTGCCGAAGCGGTGAAACCTTATGGAGGCAGGATTATCTGGAGATGTTTTGTATACAACTGTCAGCAGGACTGGAGAGACAAAAAGACAGACCGCGCCAGGTCCGGTTATGATAATTTCATGCCCCTTGACGGACAGTTCCGGGAGAATGTCATGCTTCAGATCAAGAATGGTCCCATGGATTTCCAGGTACGTGAACCTGTGTCTCCTCTATTTGGGGGGCTGGAGCATACGAATCAGATGCTTGAGGTCCAGATTGCACAGGAGTATACCGGGCAGCAGAGACATGTATGTTATCTGATTCCGATGTTCCGGGAAATTCTGAATTTCCATACCCACTGTGTTCCCGAAGCGGATACGGTTCGGGACATTATAACAGGTAGGACCTTTGGACAGAAAAACTGTGGAATCGCAGCGGTGGCCAATACCGGGGATGATGACAACTGGACAGGACATGATCTGGCGGCCGCCAATCTGTATGGGTTTGGCCGGCTGAGCTTTGAGATGGATCTGACGGCCGAAGAGATAGCTGAAGAGTGGATTGGATGTACATTTGGGAATGCCCCGGAGATCCATCAGAAAATATTGAGCATCCTGATGATGTCTTGGCCTGCGTATGAAAAGTACACCGCACCTCTGGGAATCGGATGGATGGTAAATCCAAACCATCACTACGGGCCTAATGTGGATGGGTACGAATACGACCGCTGGGGAACCTATCATAGAGCTGATCATAAGGGAATCGGTGTGGAAAGAGGGAGTGGCGGTACCGGATATGCCCGGCAGTACCGGGAACCAAATGCTTCTGTCTACGATAACATAGAAAGCTGTCCCGAGGAGCTGTTGCTGTTTTTCCATTACGTTCCTTATGATTATGTACTTAAATCCGGAAAAACGTTGATTCAGCATATCTACGATACACATTTTGAAGGCGTTCAGGATGTGGACAAGATAGCGGAGATGTGGGATGGGCTGGAAGGCAGGATTCCGCAGAAGGTGTTTGAAAGGGTGAAGAGCCGTCTGGAGCATCAGAAAAATCATTCAAAGGAATGGCGTGATCAGATAAATACATATTTTTACAGGAAGTCCATGATACCGGATGAGAAAAAAAGAAGGATTTATTAA
- a CDS encoding ABC transporter permease, giving the protein MAKEKAKQKPVGAKTSLLHHVKKEWKLYSFLVLPILYYVVFKYVPVLGNIIAFRKYKGGSNILGEEWVGFRYFRQFLTDPSFWKAFGNTLRLSIGYLLVRFPATLIFALLINEIRKTAWKRTVQTVSYLPHFISLVVVCGMVKELLAGNGPVNALLQALGMEKIAFMSEPGWFDAVYIISGVWQALGWGTILYLTAMTNINTELYEASAIDGAGRFKQAIHVTIPGILPTIMTLLIMDIGGIVTSNNMQKILLLYNPLTQERADIIGTLVYRMGISGGNFSYASAVGLFEAVIGLILVTSANFLSRKLTETSLW; this is encoded by the coding sequence ATGGCAAAAGAAAAAGCAAAACAAAAGCCTGTGGGAGCAAAAACCTCACTCTTACATCATGTGAAGAAGGAGTGGAAATTGTATTCCTTCCTGGTACTTCCGATTCTCTATTACGTGGTCTTCAAATATGTGCCGGTACTTGGCAATATCATTGCCTTCCGCAAATACAAGGGAGGATCCAACATTCTGGGGGAAGAATGGGTGGGATTCAGATATTTCAGACAGTTTTTAACGGATCCCAGTTTCTGGAAGGCGTTCGGCAACACCCTGCGTCTGAGTATCGGATATCTGCTGGTTCGTTTTCCGGCAACACTTATCTTTGCACTTCTGATTAATGAAATCAGAAAAACCGCATGGAAGAGAACCGTTCAGACAGTCTCTTATCTCCCGCATTTTATCTCACTGGTGGTCGTATGTGGTATGGTAAAGGAATTACTGGCGGGCAATGGGCCGGTGAATGCATTGCTGCAGGCTTTGGGAATGGAGAAGATTGCGTTTATGTCAGAACCCGGATGGTTCGATGCAGTCTATATTATATCAGGTGTATGGCAGGCCCTGGGCTGGGGAACAATTCTGTATCTGACAGCCATGACCAATATCAATACGGAGCTGTATGAGGCATCGGCAATCGATGGGGCAGGAAGATTCAAGCAGGCAATTCATGTAACGATTCCCGGTATTCTTCCTACAATCATGACCCTGTTGATTATGGATATCGGGGGTATTGTAACCTCCAATAATATGCAGAAGATTTTGCTTTTGTACAATCCGCTGACTCAGGAGCGTGCGGATATTATCGGAACACTGGTTTACCGTATGGGTATTTCCGGAGGAAACTTCAGTTATGCATCTGCGGTCGGGCTTTTTGAGGCCGTTATAGGTCTGATTCTGGTGACAAGTGCAAACTTCCTGTCCAGAAAATTAACAGAAACATCCTTGTGGTAG
- a CDS encoding carbohydrate ABC transporter permease produces MNIKQSKGYQVFRIFNTVIMIFVIFVTLYPFIYLVAQSFSNDAAVGAGKVTFFPIDFTLETYKYILTKDDSFFRFYGNTILYSVVGTFISVAGTALLAYPLSKPKLRLNKFFTPFVVFTMYFTGGMIPNYILITQWLGMGDTIWAIILPGAISTFNLLLMKSFFTGLPDELEEAASIDGMGVYGIFARIILPLSKPILATMTLFYLVGMWNEWFGPFLYLNTRDKWPIALWVRQLVEGANNVDVSSTAEASSVQATLKSATMVLTSLPIMCVYPFVQKYFVQGMTIGAVKG; encoded by the coding sequence ATGAATATTAAACAATCAAAAGGCTATCAGGTATTCCGGATTTTCAACACAGTTATTATGATATTCGTCATTTTCGTTACACTGTATCCGTTTATATATCTGGTTGCACAGTCTTTCAGTAATGATGCAGCAGTAGGCGCAGGAAAGGTCACATTCTTCCCAATTGATTTTACGCTGGAGACTTATAAATACATATTGACCAAGGATGATTCCTTCTTCCGCTTCTATGGGAATACGATACTTTATTCCGTAGTGGGCACCTTTATCTCGGTTGCAGGCACGGCTTTACTGGCATATCCGCTTTCAAAGCCGAAGCTGAGACTGAATAAATTCTTTACTCCTTTTGTGGTATTTACGATGTATTTTACCGGAGGAATGATTCCAAACTATATATTGATTACCCAGTGGCTGGGTATGGGGGATACCATCTGGGCAATCATACTTCCGGGTGCTATCAGTACCTTTAACCTTTTGCTGATGAAATCCTTTTTTACCGGACTCCCTGATGAACTTGAGGAGGCAGCGTCAATCGATGGAATGGGTGTATATGGAATATTTGCCAGGATTATACTTCCGCTTTCAAAGCCGATACTGGCGACCATGACATTGTTTTATCTGGTTGGCATGTGGAACGAATGGTTCGGACCATTCCTGTATCTGAATACCAGAGACAAGTGGCCGATTGCCCTTTGGGTAAGACAGCTTGTAGAGGGAGCCAATAACGTGGATGTCAGCTCCACGGCAGAAGCCAGCAGCGTGCAGGCTACATTAAAATCCGCAACTATGGTACTGACCTCTCTTCCGATCATGTGCGTCTATCCGTTTGTCCAGAAATATTTTGTGCAGGGGATGACAATTGGTGCAGTAAAAGGATAG
- the uxuA gene encoding mannonate dehydratase has product MQMTMRWYGSKYDTVTLEQIRQIPGVTGIITTLYEKMPGERWTYDEIMDLKKEVEDSGLSLAGIESVNIHDAIKIGTPDREAYIETYIETLENLGKAGIHLVCYNFMPVFDWTRTELARKRPDSSTVLAYTQEAVDRIKPEEMFESIKADSNGIMLPGWEPERMTKIRELFELYKDVDDEKLFANLKYFLERVMPVCDTYDIHMAIHPDDPAWSVFGLPRIIINKTNILRLMDMVDNPHNGVTFCSGSYGTNLQNDLPDMIRSLKGRIHFAHVRNLKFNSKNDFEEAAHLSSDGSFDMYEIMKALYEIGFEGPIRPDHGRMIWGEKAMPGYGLYDRALGATYLNGLWEAIDKNARRG; this is encoded by the coding sequence ATGCAGATGACAATGCGCTGGTATGGCAGTAAATATGATACGGTAACGCTGGAACAGATCCGCCAGATTCCCGGTGTCACCGGAATCATCACAACCTTGTATGAAAAGATGCCTGGTGAACGATGGACCTATGATGAAATTATGGATTTGAAAAAAGAAGTGGAGGATTCTGGTCTGTCGCTGGCCGGCATTGAGAGCGTGAATATTCATGATGCAATTAAGATTGGGACACCGGACAGGGAAGCGTATATTGAAACGTATATTGAAACACTGGAGAATCTGGGAAAAGCGGGCATTCATCTCGTATGTTACAACTTTATGCCTGTCTTTGACTGGACCCGTACCGAGTTGGCCAGAAAGCGTCCGGATAGTTCTACGGTACTTGCCTATACGCAGGAGGCTGTGGATAGAATCAAGCCGGAGGAGATGTTTGAATCTATCAAAGCGGATTCTAACGGTATTATGCTGCCCGGGTGGGAGCCGGAGCGTATGACAAAAATCAGAGAACTGTTTGAACTGTACAAGGATGTGGATGACGAAAAGCTTTTTGCCAATCTGAAGTATTTTCTGGAGCGTGTGATGCCTGTATGTGATACATATGACATTCATATGGCAATCCATCCGGATGACCCTGCCTGGAGCGTATTTGGACTGCCCCGTATCATCATAAACAAAACAAATATTCTGCGTCTGATGGATATGGTAGACAATCCGCATAACGGAGTGACCTTTTGCTCCGGCTCCTATGGAACCAATCTGCAGAATGATCTGCCGGATATGATCCGTTCACTGAAGGGAAGAATCCATTTTGCCCATGTGCGTAACCTGAAATTTAACTCAAAAAATGATTTCGAGGAAGCAGCACACCTTTCTTCCGACGGTTCTTTTGATATGTATGAGATTATGAAAGCTTTATACGAGATAGGATTCGAAGGTCCGATTCGTCCTGATCATGGAAGGATGATCTGGGGGGAGAAGGCTATGCCGGGGTATGGACTTTATGACCGTGCTTTGGGAGCCACATATCTTAATGGTTTATGGGAAGCAATCGACAAAAATGCAAGGAGGGGCTAA